ATACTGGCGGATGTCGGCTATTACAACAGCGGGGATCTCAAGGCTTGCGAGGATGACGGCATCACCGCCTATGTCCCGCTGCATCACGGCAATGGCAAGAAGCACGGTCGCTTCACGCGAGGTGACTTCACCTACAATTCCGCAACCGACACCTATCAGTGTCCCGCAGGCCAAGCGCTGCATCCAACGAAGAAGCTCTGGAAGAATACGAGCGGCAGGATGGAACGCCGCTACCTGGCCTCCGTAGCGACTTGCGGCATCTGCCTCCTCAAGGCGTCTTGTCTCTCTGCGAAGGCAAAAAGCCGCAGCGTCTCTCGATGGGAGCACGAAGAGGTGCTGGATCGTCACCGCCAGAGGATGGCGAGCGAACAGGCCGGCCGATTGATGCGCCGCCGCTCAGCCATCGTCGAGCACCCGTTCGGCACGCTCAAGTGCCGCGCCGGCTATCAGCACTTCCTTGTCCGCGGCTTCGACAAGGTTCGCGGGGAATGGAGCCTGATGGCGCTCTCCTACAACCTCACCCGCGTCCTCAACATTCTCGGTTTCGACGACTTCCTCGCCCGCATCGCCGAATGGGCTCTTGCAGCTCTACATGCCACTTCTGGCAAGGCAAGGGGCGCATGGGAGGCGATTTCGTTTGCCCTCATCCGGTTCTGGACCATGATGCAGTCATGGCTCGAAATTGCACCGCGCCGAGCCCTCTCAGCCCCCTAATTCGGATTCTTGCCCAGCCTCGACATGGCAAGCGCGCGGACGTGCGACAAACTAACACGACGGGCAGTTGGTGCATGGCGGGGATGCGGAGATTGCCCGTCGGGTAAGGGTCGAAAATGATAGGGCCGTTCTGAGATCGGGGCACATCAGTCGTTTGCGCTCGAGCGTTGCGCTGTACAACACAGCGCCATCGCCCCTTGTGGGAGAGGGTATCGCCGGCCCACCAACGTAATCGGTTGGGTGAGGGGGGCTCCTCCGCAAGTTGAACTCGTCGAGGTAAACCCCTCACCCAAGCGAGTTTGCCGCTCTGTCCTACATGCCCTCTCCCACAAGGGGCGAGGGCGCAGTCATTGGCACTGCGCGGAGGTCGCCAGTAGTTTGCTCGCAGTGATGATGATGTTACTCATCATCATGGGATCTGAGGTCATCATGGGATCTGAGGCAAAATCGCTTGCCTCAGATCTTTGCCACATGCGCCGCCAGCTCCAGCCACGGCTGCTCCGTCCACGCACCCGACGCCGCGCCGGACGGTGAGGCGAGGACGAACACGGTCGGGAAATCATCCTGCTCCCGCTCCGGCTGCCGCCCCAGCGCAATCGTGCCGGTCGGCTTGCCATAAAACAGGCTCGCGGCCTTCTTGCTGGTGAAGGCGACGGTTGCAGGGCGATGGTGTCGGATCTTTGCGGCGAAACCGGCGACGTCGACGCCGGCCTTCAGCGCGACATGGTCCATGCCCGCGCCCAGCTTGCACAGATCGGTGAAGCCGATGCCGAGCGACAGCAGCGCCGGAAATTCCTGCGGCTGGTACAGCCGCGGTGTCAGGCCGACCGCGAACAGCGTGCGCCAGAAACGGTTGCCGGGATGGGCGTAGTAGTGCCCGGTCGCCGCCGAGCGTTCGCTCGCGGCGGTGCCGACGAAGACGAGGCGCAGGCCGGGCTGGAGCTGGTCGGGCAGGCGGTTCATGGCTGGCGTTGTCGCATTGTTGCAGCCGCTGCAACAGCCTGTTGCAGGGAGGCCGCATTGTTGCTGCGGCGTCCCTGGTCTAGGTGACGCGGAGCCACGGGAGCACCTGATGTCGCAACGTCGTCTGTACTATTTCGCCCTCTCCGGCCACGCGCATCGCGCGCGGCTGATGCTGAGCCTGCTCGGCCTGCCTTGCGAGCTCGTCGAGGTCGACCTCAAGGGCGGCGCGCACAAGCGGCCGGACTTCCTCGCGCTCAATCCGTTCGGCCAGGTGCCGGTGCTGGTCGACGGCGATGCCGTGATCCCCGATTCCAATGCGATCCTGGTCTATCTCGCCGGCCGCTATGACGGCTCCGGCACGTGGCTGCCGCGCGATCCGCTCGGCCAGGCCCAGGTCCAGCGCTGGCTGTCGGCCGCGGCCGGTCCGCTCGCGTTCGGCCCAGCGGCGGCGCGGGTTGCGACCTTGTTCGGCGTGCCGCTGGACATGGCGCGGGCGCACCAGCTCGCCAACAGCCTGTTCGGGGTGATGGAATGCGAACTTGCCGCGCGACCCTATCTGACCGGCGCGACGCCGACCATCGCCGACGTCGCGCTCTATAGTTACACCGCGCATGCGCCCGAAGGCGGCGTATCGCTGACGCCGTACCCCAACGTGCAAGCATGGCTGGCGCGGATCGCCGATCTGCCCGGCTTCGTGCCGATGCAGGCGAGCGCGGTCAGCGCAGCCTGACCGCCGCCATGCACGACTGCGTGCGAACGCCGCTTACAGGAAGCAGCGGCGCTCGTCGCGCAGCTTGAGCTGGATGTTGGTCGCCTCGACGAAGGTCGGCACCGGCTTGGACACGATCTTGTAAGTCGACGGCCACTCCACCGGCTTCGACTGCAGCTCGGTGTTCCAGATCTGGCAGATGCCGGTGTTGTCCCAGCGGATCACGTAGTAGCCGGACTTGGGCGCAGGCGCGGCGAAGGCGGTGGGCACGATCGAGGCGGCTGCAATGGCCGCGGCGGCGGCGAGCGTGGTCAGGCGACGCATGATCAATCTCCTCAAACAAAACAACGACAATCGCCCGCCCGCGCGGGCCACCGGCCTTGCGGCCGGACCAAGGCCAAAGTGGTGCGACAAAAGCGCGCGCGACGCAAGCCGCGCGTGCCGTCATTCACAGCGATGTCCTGGATGTGAACGACGACTTGCCGCCGTCACGTGATGCCATCAGGCGCGCGGGCTCACAGCGTGCAGCGGCCCTGCTGGCGCAGCCTGATCTGCCGGGTCACGGCGTCGTTGAACGTCGGCACCGGCCGGCTGATGACCTGATAGCTCGACGGCCATGCGACCGGCTTGAAGGCGAAGGCCTCGCTCCAGACCTGGCAGATGCCGGTGTTGTCCCAGCGGATGATGTAGTAGCCGGCCTGGGCGGGCGCGGCGGCGAGCAGCGCGGCCGCGAGAGATGCAGCAAAAAAGATTGTGGTGAAACGAGGCATCGTCAACTCCGGCAACGAACTGGCCCGGCCAGCGGGTGGCCCTATGTCGGAGCGGTCTCGTTCATTTTGAAGGCAAGTCTGCAGAACGCGTGCGTCAAAAGCGCGCGATCGTGGTCACCTGATCACTCCTGATGATCCCGGCGGAAGGGGAGGCGGGTTTGCAGGCTCGGCGCGTCGACTTGATTGCGGGGCTGGCGCGGTCGTTTCGGCGACCTCGGCGCACGGCTCAGGGGCGGACGCCTTCGGTGCTCGCGTGCGACGAGAAGCGGAGATCCGCGCCGAAGCTCGCTGCCGGAACCAGCACCGGAGACGCGCCCGTGACGATCGGCGGCGAGGTGACCGGCTGCGCGCGCCGGCGCAGGAAGTGGCGCTCGAGATAGGCGTAGGACAGCGTCGCCGCCACGATCGACAGCGGCAGCCCGATCGCGAGCCGCAGCGGCCACCAGACGCCGTAGCTGTCCAGGAAGTTCAGGATCGGCAGGTGCCAGAGATAGATGCCGTAGAAGATCCGGCCGAGGAAGATCGCCACCGGCCATTCGAAGATGCGATGGCAGATCGTGCCGTGGCTCCGCCCCAGCATGGTCAGCGCGAGGATGCCCGGAAGCACGCCGCACACCATGCTGCCGAACAGATAGTAGTTCATGCTCGGCCCGTCCGCCGGCCAGAACAGGAAGGTGACCGTGATCCAGTAGATCAGCAGCGGCCATGCGAGCTTGGGCCACAGACGATCGAGCGCGGGATAGGCGCCTTGCGGCACCAGCCTGAGCACGACGGCCATGGCGCAGCCTGCCATCAGCGCATCGGCGCGGGTATCGAACGCGGTGTAGAGCCGACGCCACTCCGCCCCGTCGATCACCAGCGCCACGCGCCAGGCCCAGATTGCGGCCGCGATGGCGCAGATGGCCCCGACCAGCCGCCAGGTCACGCCGAACCGCTTCACCAGGATTGCGAAGGTCAGCGGCCACAGCAGATAGAACTGCTCCTCGGTCGACAAGGTCCAGGTGTGGCCGATGTCCTCGATCGTCTTCGGGTCGAACACGTACCAGTAGTTGGCGATATAGGAGAGCGCGATCGCGGCACGCTCGACCGCCGGCAGCAATGGCGGCCGCAGCAGCCAGGTGAACAGCAGATAGGCCGCGAGCATCAGGAGCAGCGGCGGCACGATCCGGGCGAAGCGCCGCGCATAGAACTGCCGGAACCTGATGTGGCCGTGCTTGTCGATGTCCCGCAGCAGCAGGCCGGTGATGTAATAGGCGCTGGCGACGAAGAACAGGTCGATATAGAGCACCGCGCCCGGCACGAGGCTGTGGGAGACATGCGCCGTGACGACGCCCAGCGTCATCAGCCCGCGCATGCCGTCATGCGAGGGAACGTAGCCGAGCGGATAGACCTGGGCCTGGAAGGCCTCCCGGATCGCCTCCCGCAACGGCGCCGTGGCGGTGCCTGCGAGGCGCAACAGGGCATGGATCGGCAATGAATAAAACATCTATCGTGAAATTTTCGGAGATAATGTTTCGGACTATTAAATCTTATTTAAAATTTAAATCGACCGCAAGAGACGAAATAGCAGGACGGGGGCCATCACGACGCAGGGTTGCGGCGGAATGAGGCAGGCCGCCGCGGTGGCGGCAAACGGCGGCGTCAGTGCAGGTGATGCCAAGGGAAGCTCGCGGTGCTGCTGTGGAGCGCAACGGCGTGTTGCCCGGCCGGCATCTTCCACTCGTCGAGGTCGCGTGAACGGCAGAGCGGTGTCCGCTGATCGGCCGCACGATCGCTGGACGACGATCATAGTCATTGACCGTCGCCTCATCGGCAAGACCGCAGGGTGGGCAAAGCGACGTCTCGCTGCATCGCCGCGCGTCGGCTGACGCGTGCCCACCATGCTCTCCGCGGTAGGCACGCCTTCGCCGCCGCTCTGCGAGCGCCGACGGCGGCTTTGCCCACCCTGCGGTGTCGCGGCCGCCGCGACGTCCTCGATCAGCATCTTCTGGAGTGCCGGCGCTAGACGGGTGAATGCGCGTCCACGACGGCGTCAGTGTCACCAACATGGAGTCACAATCATTGGTTGTAATTCACGGAATTGAAGTCTAAAATCCGCGATTGTTTGAGCGCAGCAAATTTTTGAGTTTCATTTCAACGGAGCTTGTCATGGAAGAAGCGCATATCAAGGCTTTCGAGGCTCTACCTCAGTCCACCTCATGCAGGATCATCACGTTCGACAGCGCGACCGTGGTGCCCGGCATCGTTCCGAACACCTACTTCCTGATCGTCACCGGCACCAAGCCCTGGGTCACGATGAAGGTCGAATTGCATCCGCTGATCTATATCCGGCAACCCGAATATTGGGGCATCGAGGTGGTCGGCTGCCAAAGCGGCATCGGCTTGCCGCAGACCGCGCCGTATCACGTTGTCCTCGACATCACACACGTGCGCGGCACGAAGGGGATCGAAGTGATCGGCGCCACGAGCAGGAAGCAGATCAACGTGCCGTAGGTCGGTCGACGGTCGGGTGGGGGGCATTCGCGCGCGCCGAAGCGGATCGCGCAACGCCCTCGGCCTGACCAGCTCACGTTACGACGAGCGCCGCGACACCCTCGATCTCGATCAGCATCTTCGGATCGGGCAGAACGTAGGGCGGGTTAGCGCCCGCGGGACGATTTCACCGCGGAGGGAATGTTTGCCAGGGCGCGTAACCCGCCGCCTGGAATGGTGGGTTACGCGAACGGCGTTCAGCCATGTGCGAGCGTGGAGAGATCGTCGGTTGCCGTCCGCTAACCCACCCTACCGTTTCGCGACCGCCGCGACACCCTCGATCTCGATCAACATCTTCGGATCAGGCAGCGCTGCGACCACGCAGGTGGTGCGCGCGGGGTAGGGTGCCGGCCCGAACGCCGCGGCATAGAGTCGGTTCATGGTCGCGACATCAGCGGCTCGCGTCAGCAGCACGTTGACCTTGACCAACTCGCGGATGGTCGCGCCGCCTTCGGTCAGGACGCGAGTGAAGTTGGTCACGACATTGGTGAACTGCGCGTCGAACTCGGCGGGCAGGTTGCCGTGGGCATCGAAGCCGGGAATGCCGGAGATGAAGAGGAGGTCGCCGATCCGGGTGCCAAACGACAGCGGCGGGGCTTTGATGTGGGGTGGGGCGGGGATGTGGTGGATGGGCATGGGACGTCCATTTCGATCTCGTAACTATTCACAAGAGGCGCAAAGCACGCGCTAGGA
This region of Bradyrhizobium sp. SZCCHNS1050 genomic DNA includes:
- a CDS encoding glutathione S-transferase, producing MSQRRLYYFALSGHAHRARLMLSLLGLPCELVEVDLKGGAHKRPDFLALNPFGQVPVLVDGDAVIPDSNAILVYLAGRYDGSGTWLPRDPLGQAQVQRWLSAAAGPLAFGPAAARVATLFGVPLDMARAHQLANSLFGVMECELAARPYLTGATPTIADVALYSYTAHAPEGGVSLTPYPNVQAWLARIADLPGFVPMQASAVSAA
- a CDS encoding mismatch-specific DNA-glycosylase, with the translated sequence MNRLPDQLQPGLRLVFVGTAASERSAATGHYYAHPGNRFWRTLFAVGLTPRLYQPQEFPALLSLGIGFTDLCKLGAGMDHVALKAGVDVAGFAAKIRHHRPATVAFTSKKAASLFYGKPTGTIALGRQPEREQDDFPTVFVLASPSGAASGAWTEQPWLELAAHVAKI
- a CDS encoding RidA family protein produces the protein MPIHHIPAPPHIKAPPLSFGTRIGDLLFISGIPGFDAHGNLPAEFDAQFTNVVTNFTRVLTEGGATIRELVKVNVLLTRAADVATMNRLYAAAFGPAPYPARTTCVVAALPDPKMLIEIEGVAAVAKR
- a CDS encoding acyltransferase, producing MFYSLPIHALLRLAGTATAPLREAIREAFQAQVYPLGYVPSHDGMRGLMTLGVVTAHVSHSLVPGAVLYIDLFFVASAYYITGLLLRDIDKHGHIRFRQFYARRFARIVPPLLLMLAAYLLFTWLLRPPLLPAVERAAIALSYIANYWYVFDPKTIEDIGHTWTLSTEEQFYLLWPLTFAILVKRFGVTWRLVGAICAIAAAIWAWRVALVIDGAEWRRLYTAFDTRADALMAGCAMAVVLRLVPQGAYPALDRLWPKLAWPLLIYWITVTFLFWPADGPSMNYYLFGSMVCGVLPGILALTMLGRSHGTICHRIFEWPVAIFLGRIFYGIYLWHLPILNFLDSYGVWWPLRLAIGLPLSIVAATLSYAYLERHFLRRRAQPVTSPPIVTGASPVLVPAASFGADLRFSSHASTEGVRP